The Cricetulus griseus strain 17A/GY unplaced genomic scaffold, alternate assembly CriGri-PICRH-1.0 unplaced_scaffold_318, whole genome shotgun sequence DNA window ttcgagacagggtttctcattggctttggaggttgtccagttaatagttcttgtagaccaggctgatatcaaactcagagatcggcctgcctctgccttcagagtgcagggattaaaggcgggtgccaccaacTCCCTTTGGTTTTGCCTGAGGTTGTTTGGCACTGGGCTGTGATTAGATGCTCACCCAtggtagacaagtgctctaccactgagctgcactcaAATCCATTATTGCCTTTTATTTGACAGAGTCAGAGtcactcatggaccccaggctgacctagaacagGGATTTGTTCCCATGCTTCTCCTGGTTTCTTTTTATGTCAGCTTGAGATGTGAACTTGTCAAATTGAACAGGCAGAAGGCACTGTTTTCCAACAGGCACTGACCCAGGAATCACTGTGTCTTGTGGCTCCTCTTAAAAATCCTATGCcaggtatgttttcaagatagggATTCAAATTCCTTCAATTAGCTGGgggtggtggcgaatgcctttaaccccaaccTTGAGAAGCAGTCAGACAAGCCTGGTTTACTGAGCCAGTTCTATgatagccagggctaaacagagaatccctgtctcaaaaaaacgaaacaaaTTTCTGTTTCAATTCAAGCACAAAACTATAGTCCATGAAGTTTCAttcctgggattacaaacacatatAACAACCATGAAACTACAAGGGagttgttggcacatgcctttgatcccagcttggaaggctgaggcagccagatctccatgaggtcaagtccagcctggtctgcagaatgacATCCAGGATTGTTACCCAGAGAACCACTACGAGGAAAAATGAAAGGAGACTACAACTGAAAACAGCATAGCATTGAATCAGAGACAGCTAGAAAGGTACACGTATAAAACCAGCCCAACTGTGAAACCGTGTCTCAAAGGCCCTGAATGAAATGAACAACCTAAAACCTAAATTACAGTCCATCAGTTCTCTCTCATTGAAACCCACCTAAatcactggggtgggggtggggtggacgcctttaatcccagcattctggaggcaaatgcacgtagatttctgtgagttcaagagcagcctagtctacagtgtgagttccaggagagccagggcaacagagaaaccctgtctgttgGATTCAAATGGAAAACACTTGGAACCTGAACACCTGCATTTGGATCACATTGAAGGCCATCCTTGAGGTTACATCTCAAAAAATGAAGCTTCCAGACTAGATATGAAGAAACAGGTCTGTGACCTACGTTTCCATCTcctgtgagggacatttaggAAGACTGCacgttcaaagtcagcctgagctacagagagcTCATGACCTATTAaaattctaccacaaattcaaTTTTTTCAGCATGCAAATCTTTATTGAGGAAGTGGGTATCTAGAGGGGTTGTGGGCCTGGGGCACTCACTGCACAGCCTgttcatgggcactgcatgcagaATCCTGTGGCTTCATCACATGTGGAAGCTCTGGAGGGCTGGAGAAGGGCTCAATGCGCAGGTCTTCAAAGGCATCACCTGCTAGGAAGGCCAGGCCCACTGTGGCTGGGGCCTGGGGCCCTGCTGTTTGGCTAGTGAAGCCACTCTTTCCCAGAGTTTTGCTGTCAAAAAGGAGGTTGTCATCCTTGTACAGCTGCTGCTTGTACGGCTCCTGCTTGAGGATGCCTTGGACGAAGGGCTTCAGCTCTGACACGGTACTCGACTCCTTGGCATCCGTGAAGATGGTGGTCTTGTGGCGCCGGATCATGAGAAACACGTCCATCTTGGCAGCAGCTGCCtctgtaaaattataaaattttgaaaatggccgggcgttggttgcgcacgcctttaatcccagcactcaggaggcagaggcaggcagatctctgggagttcgagaacagcctggtctacaagagctaattccaggacagcctccaaagccacagaaacactgtcctgaaaaaccaaaaaaaaaaaaaaaaacctgcttgtttttgtttttgaatcacGGTTTCTTTGTTTaccttggctgtactggaactagctctgtacagcaagctgaccTTTAAATCATGGagaatctcctgcctctgcctgctattatgctgggattaaaggcatgtgtcccTGACACCAACTAAAGCACATTAAATTCCATGATCATaattgggaagtagaggcagcaagatagttcaaggccatcctgtgtCACATATGCTCTCTAGGCCAATTTATTCTGTATTGTTACCTTGTCTGCAAAAACTAAGAGgaatttgaaaatacatttagGCTTTTGATCTCCACACTCAGGAGGATCAGGTCAGTGACTTGCCACAGGTCTGAGTCTAACATGGACTACAGAACCAGACTatttcaaaaagcaaagaaaggttTTCTATGTGCACCTAGCAAAGCATCAATGAAGACAGATTATCTCCCAACAGGAATCCCAGATGTTGGGAGGCTtgtaaggggccatgggcccaaaactatgcggcttaaagcccacctttgcaagacttttaatgacctttaagtttgcagattaaagccagctctgtgaggctcctgtaacctgtaattagatacggtttggcctgCTGGATGGgtcagaggctgaagcagaagccatgccAAGGATTTAGAGGTTCATGATTTACAGAGTGAGGCCTGGTCTCAAAAGAACCACATACAAGATAATTACATGATATGAAGCAGAACAAGGTAGAGCATGCCGgccattccagcactcagaagactgaggcaggcagatcctgatCCCCAACCCAGTGCAGCAGCCTGGCTAGGTCTAGCAGAGTCTGGACAGTGAAGCCTGGTGTCAACAGCtgaaatcaaaccaaacaaacacagaggacatggagaagaaaGCAGACCTTGGGTTTTGAAGCCCAGTGTCTTCTGTCTGTTGATGAAGAGACAGATTGCAGGATGCCCTGGGCTCTCTTGTGTCTAAAAAGTCTCTGAAGCAGTAAGGGTGTCCTGATGGGCGTAAAGGACTTCCCTCATGTGGTCACTGATGACAGTCTCTGAAGCTCTGAGTGTCTTCTCTGGCTCCAATGACTCCTTTATAGAACTTTCTTCTTAGCTGCACCACCATGAAAAGCTGCCATCTGATTGGATAATTTTCTCCACCCATTTAATTTTCTATGGAACTTCTTTCTTAATTCTCTTTGAATCAAAGCTCCCAGGGGGgataaaaaaacaaaggaaattcagATCCTAGGATGAATATCAGGACTCCATGTATGGATTCACTTTTATTGTTCTGAGTAAGAGTCAGCTCAGGATTTACCTTGTCTGATAATAGACAAAAAGTAAGACAACAAGGAGAAATTCTTACTGTCATAACGGAGTGTGTTCTGGAGTTCAAGGCTGAGCTGCTTTCTCTGTCAGTCATCTACAGTGTTAGGTCTGAGAAGATGGAGGTTTGAGGCTGGGGAAGgaacagttcaaggtcatcctccctACCCAGCAAATTTAGGACAGCCTGAGCTAATGGAAAATCTCTTTAtctaaaattaagtaaaaacaaacagcagTGGCTTGCTTGGGAGGAGCCACCCTTAGTTCCCCAGGGGGCAAGAATGTTAGACAAAGATCAGACTGCAACCTGGGTGGAGAAGAGGAAAGTAACTATGGGTGGGGTAGGGTGTGGGGGACCCCCCAGGAGACACAGGTGTAAGGatcccagtattttttttttcaacataggGTTTCGCTGGgggttgatggtgcatgcctttaatctcagcactcaggagacagaggcaggcggatctctgtgagttccaggcaagcctggtctacagagcgactgccaggataggctgcaaagctacatggagaaaccctgtctcgaaaaaccaaaaaaaaaaaaataataataattggagtacagaactaaatagagaatggtcaacagaggaatctgaaatggctgaaagacacttaagaaagtgctcaaaatccttggccatcagtgaaatgtaactcaaaacaactctgagataccatcttagacagggcagaatggctaaaatcaaaaacaccaatgacaatctatgttgtagaggatgtggagaaaaaagaacactcctccaatgctggtgggagtgcaaacttgtaagaccactttgaaaatcagtatggcgtttgctcagaaaaatgggaatcagtctaactcaagattcagcaattcctctcttgggcaaatacccaaacaatgcacattcataaaacaaggacatatgttcaaccatgttcatagcagcattgtttgtaataaccagaacctggaagcaacctaggtgttCCTCAagtgaaaaatggatagagaaaatgtggtccatttacacaatggagtactactcaacagaaaaaagcaatggaatcttgaaatttgcaggcaaatggatggaactagaagaaaccatcctgagtgaggtaacccagtcacaaaaagccaaacatggtatgtactcactcatatatgaattttagacatagagcaaagtattaaaagtatttcttcaccaaagaaactaggaaacgaggaagactctaagggaaaaatgcatggaccccagagaatgggaaggggcagaaaatcctgagctaattgggagcatgaggataggggagagagagctgccagaatgagaggagaagaggagtggagaggagaaaatggatgagcagaaatattgagcagaaatattgagttggaggaagcatagaggagagcaggatgagagataccttatcagagggagccattataggaccAAAGAAAGATCTGGCacaagggagatttccagagatctacaaggatgacacaaactgataATCTAGGCAATGGAGAGGCTATccaaaatgcccttccccta harbors:
- the LOC113834552 gene encoding elongin-B-like, which encodes MDVFLMIRRHKTTIFTDAKESSTVSELKPFVQGILKQEPYKQQLYKDDNLLFDSKTLGKSGFTSQTAGPQAPATVGLAFLAGDAFEDLRIEPFSSPPELPHVMKPQDSACSAHEQAVQ